In Drosophila simulans strain w501 chromosome X, Prin_Dsim_3.1, whole genome shotgun sequence, one DNA window encodes the following:
- the LOC6725875 gene encoding protein-tyrosine sulfotransferase isoform X2 — protein sequence MRLPYRNKKVTLWVLFGIIVITMFLFKFTELRPTCLFKVDATNELASQMVRVEKYLTDDNQRVYSYNREMPLIFIGGVPRSGTTLMRAMLDAHPDVRCGQETRVIPRILQLRSHWLKSEKESLRLQEAGITKEVMNSAIAQFCLEIIAKHGEPAPRLCNKDPLTLKMGSYVIELFPNAKFLFMVRDGRATVHSIISRKVTITGFDLSSYRQCMQKWNHAIEVMHEQCRDIGKDRCMMVYYEQLVLHPEEWMRKILKFLDVPWNDAVLHHEEFINKPNGVPLSKVERSSDQVIKPVNLEAMSKWVGQIPGDVVRDMADIAPMLSVLGYDPYANPPDYVKGQSNAVGE from the exons ATGCGACTGCCATATCGAAATAAGAAGGTCACCCTGTGGGTGCTCTTCGgcatcatcgtcatcaccATGTTCCTATTCAAATTCACCGAACTGCGGCCCACATGCCTCTTCAAGGTGGACGCCACCAACGAGCTCGCCTCCCAAATGGTTCGCGTTGAG AAATACCTCACAGATGACAATCAACGCGTTTATTCATACAACCGTGAGATGCCATTAATATTCATAGGCGGCGTGCCGAGATCTGGGACGACTTTGATGCGCGCCATGCTGGATGCCCATCCCGATGTGCG CTGCGGGCAGGAAACCCGTGTCATTCCGCGCATCCTGCAGCTGCGCTCGCACTGGCTGAAGTCCGAGAAGGAGTCGCTCCGCCTGCAGGAGGCCGGCATCACCAAAGAGGTCATGAACAGTGCCATCGCGCAGTTCTGTCTGGAAATCATCGCCAAACACGGCGAGCCGGCGCCGCGCTTATGCAACAAGGATCCGCTGACGCTGAAAATGGGCTCCTATGTCATCGAGCTATTTCCGAAC GCTAAATTCCTATTCATGGTGCGCGACGGCCGGGCGACAGTTCATTCGATTATATCGCGCAAGGTGACAATCACCGGCTTCGATTTGAGCAGCTACCGGCAGTGCATGCAGAAGTGGAACCACGCCATCGAGGTGATGCACGAGCAGTGCCGGGACATCGGCAAGGACCGCTGCATGATG GTGTACTATGAGCAGCTGGTCCTGCATCCCGAGGAGTGGATGCGAAAGATACTGAAATTCCTGGACGTGCCATGGAACGATGCGGTGCTGCACCACGAGGAGTTCATAAACAAGCCGAACGGAGTGCCTCTGTCCAA GGTGGAGCGTTCGTCGGACCAGGTTATCAAGCCGGTTAATCTGGAGGCGATGTCCAAATGGGTTGGCCAAATACCCGGCGACGTGGTGCGCGACATGGCCGACATAGCGCCCATGCTGTCCGTGCTCGGCTACGATCCGTACGCGAATCCGCCGGACTATG TTAAAGGCCAATCGAATGCTGTGGGAGAGTAA
- the LOC6725875 gene encoding protein-tyrosine sulfotransferase isoform X1 yields MRLPYRNKKVTLWVLFGIIVITMFLFKFTELRPTCLFKVDATNELASQMVRVEKYLTDDNQRVYSYNREMPLIFIGGVPRSGTTLMRAMLDAHPDVRCGQETRVIPRILQLRSHWLKSEKESLRLQEAGITKEVMNSAIAQFCLEIIAKHGEPAPRLCNKDPLTLKMGSYVIELFPNAKFLFMVRDGRATVHSIISRKVTITGFDLSSYRQCMQKWNHAIEVMHEQCRDIGKDRCMMVYYEQLVLHPEEWMRKILKFLDVPWNDAVLHHEEFINKPNGVPLSKVERSSDQVIKPVNLEAMSKWVGQIPGDVVRDMADIAPMLSVLGYDPYANPPDYGKPDAWVQDNTSKLKANRMLWESKAKQVLQMSSSEDDNTNTIINNSNNKDNNNNQYTINKIIPEQHSRQRQHVQQQHLQQQQQHLQQQQYQRQQQQQQQQHQQQHREEESESEREAEPDREQQLLHQKPKDVITIKQLPLAGSNNNNNINNNINNNNIMEDPMADT; encoded by the exons ATGCGACTGCCATATCGAAATAAGAAGGTCACCCTGTGGGTGCTCTTCGgcatcatcgtcatcaccATGTTCCTATTCAAATTCACCGAACTGCGGCCCACATGCCTCTTCAAGGTGGACGCCACCAACGAGCTCGCCTCCCAAATGGTTCGCGTTGAG AAATACCTCACAGATGACAATCAACGCGTTTATTCATACAACCGTGAGATGCCATTAATATTCATAGGCGGCGTGCCGAGATCTGGGACGACTTTGATGCGCGCCATGCTGGATGCCCATCCCGATGTGCG CTGCGGGCAGGAAACCCGTGTCATTCCGCGCATCCTGCAGCTGCGCTCGCACTGGCTGAAGTCCGAGAAGGAGTCGCTCCGCCTGCAGGAGGCCGGCATCACCAAAGAGGTCATGAACAGTGCCATCGCGCAGTTCTGTCTGGAAATCATCGCCAAACACGGCGAGCCGGCGCCGCGCTTATGCAACAAGGATCCGCTGACGCTGAAAATGGGCTCCTATGTCATCGAGCTATTTCCGAAC GCTAAATTCCTATTCATGGTGCGCGACGGCCGGGCGACAGTTCATTCGATTATATCGCGCAAGGTGACAATCACCGGCTTCGATTTGAGCAGCTACCGGCAGTGCATGCAGAAGTGGAACCACGCCATCGAGGTGATGCACGAGCAGTGCCGGGACATCGGCAAGGACCGCTGCATGATG GTGTACTATGAGCAGCTGGTCCTGCATCCCGAGGAGTGGATGCGAAAGATACTGAAATTCCTGGACGTGCCATGGAACGATGCGGTGCTGCACCACGAGGAGTTCATAAACAAGCCGAACGGAGTGCCTCTGTCCAA GGTGGAGCGTTCGTCGGACCAGGTTATCAAGCCGGTTAATCTGGAGGCGATGTCCAAATGGGTTGGCCAAATACCCGGCGACGTGGTGCGCGACATGGCCGACATAGCGCCCATGCTGTCCGTGCTCGGCTACGATCCGTACGCGAATCCGCCGGACTATGGTAAGCCAGATGCATGGGTGCAGGACAACACGTCGAAG TTAAAGGCCAATCGAATGCTGTGGGAGAGTAAGGCGAAGCAAGTGCTGCAGATGTCATCCAGCGAGGATGACAACACGAACACCATCatcaacaatagcaacaataaggataacaacaataatcagtacacaatcaataaaattataccAGAACAACACAGCAGACAGCGGCAACAtgtacagcagcaacatctgcaacagcagcagcagcatctgcaacagcagcaatatcagcggcagcagcaacagcaacagcagcagcatcagcagcaacatcgtgAGGAGGAGAGCGAGTCGGAAAGGGAAGCGGAACCGGATCGAGAACAACAATTGTTGCATCAAAAGCCAAAGGATGTCATTACGATAAAGCAGCTGCCATTAGctggcagcaacaataacaacaacatcaacaataacatcaacaacaacaacatcatgGAGGACCCCATGGCGGATACATGA
- the LOC120285386 gene encoding uncharacterized protein LOC120285386 gives MTEEITGDWSYYVYISLTLVPVYLAFRLIKSLGWQLFVNN, from the coding sequence ATGACGGAGGAAATAACCGGCGATTGGAGCTACTACGTGTATATATCGCTGACGTTGGTTCCAGTCTATTTGGCATTTCGGCTCATTAAGTCGCTGGGCTGGCAGCTCTTCGTCAACAACTGA